From Cannabis sativa cultivar Pink pepper isolate KNU-18-1 chromosome 8, ASM2916894v1, whole genome shotgun sequence, a single genomic window includes:
- the LOC133030191 gene encoding uncharacterized protein LOC133030191: MAQYWNGRCPVTITESSDMFSLSFGCAGDKARVLLREPFHFQNHHIILHSPTPGQSVQSESLKFTPFWVQIYRLLFLSKTKGLAVALGNIIGEFVDVFEDSLNKGWGPFLRVRVKIDITKPLLRGRMITLQQPKDDFWVEFRYECLPEYCMECGRIGHPFDKCMIYLEKLDNGIEPDLEYRPTMKGSPLPISSYDRYRTDFSKGNAWPLLTRLAKNSFISVIPSLKNQAPPSPNPMFIGESSRSGVNSLASTNEILQHSVNNNTLHSDVPVVSDVPTTATSLIQHTSRPAASVNPATSIHAQTPHNKSLTNNVRVNTAVKLDSPASSKINESVVDLSGIFTPLTVMDLAPNAYATYPPTSRTWQPPKPTQLNIPLPTQSYIVSKPTPTASATPQSGKENL, from the coding sequence ATGGCTCAATATTGGAATGGGAGATGTCCAGTTACCATAACTGAATCTTCAGACATGTTCTCTCTAAGTTTCGGTTGTGCAGGGGACAAAGCTAGAGTCCTACTTCGTGAACCTTTTCACTTTCAGAATCACCACATTATCTTGCACTCCCCCACACCTGGACAAAGTGTACAATCTGAATCACTCAAATTTACACCCTTTTGGGTTCAAATTTACAGGCTTCTATTTCTTAGTAAGACAAAAGGGCTGGCTGTTGCTCTTGGTAACATTATTGGCGAATTTGTGGATGTGTTTGAAGACTCGCTAAATAAAGGATGGGGGCCTTTTTTGCGAGTGAGAGTCAAAATTGATATTACCAAGCCACTTCTACGAGGAAGAATGATTACCCTGCAGCAACCAAAAGATGATTTTTGGGTGGAATTCAGATATGAGTGTTTACCCGAATATTGTATGGAATGTGGGCGCATCGGACATCCTTTTGATAAGTGTATGATCTATCTTGAGAAGTTAGACAATGGTATTGAACCAGATCTTGAGTATCGCCCAACTATGAAGGGTTCACCACTTCCAATCTCAAGTTATGATCGTTATCGAACTGATTTCTCAAAGGGAAACGCTTGGCCATTACTTACCCGTTTGGCTAAAAATTCCTTCATCTCggtaattccaagtttaaagaatCAAGCCCCTCCTTCTCCAAATCCTATGTTTATTGGAGAATCTTCTCGCTCTGGTGTTAATTCCCTTGCTTCTACTAATGAAATTCTCCAACATTCTGTGAACAACAACACTCTTCACTCTGATGTTCCTGTTGTCTCTGATGTTCCTACCACTGCTACTTCACTGATTCAACACACTTCACGGCCTGCGGCTTCAGTCAACCCAGCAACTTCAATTCATGCACAAACTCCACATAACAAATCCTTAACAAACAATGTACGAGTCAACACTGCAGTCAAATTAGACTCACCTGCTTCTTCAAAAATTAATGAATCAGTAGTAGATTTATCTGGGATTTTCACTCCATTGACTGTCATGGACTTGGCACCCAATGCTTATGCAACTTATCCTCCAACAAGTCGCACCTGGCAGCCACCAAAGCCAACTCAACTAAATATCCCCTTACCAACTCAATCATACATTGTTTCCAAGCCAACTCCTACTGCCAGTGCTACACCTCAGAGTGGAAAAGAGAACTTGTAA